In Hemiscyllium ocellatum isolate sHemOce1 chromosome 2, sHemOce1.pat.X.cur, whole genome shotgun sequence, the genomic stretch aaacttactaactgtacctcttatgctcgcatccaaatcatttatgtaaatgacaaaacgtagagggcccagcaccaatccttgtggcactccactggtcacagggctccagtctgaaaaacaactctccaccaccaccctctgtcttctacctttgagccagttctgtatccaaatggctggttctccctgtattccatgagatctaactttgctaatcagtctcccatggggaaccttgtcgaacgccttactgaagtccatatagatccacatctactgctctgccctcatcaatcttctttgttacttcatcaaaaaactcaatcaagtttgtgagacatgatttcccacgcacaaagccattttgaccatcgggaatcagtccttgcctttccaaatacatgtacatcctgtccctcaggattccctccaacaacttgcccaccaccgaagtcaggctcactggtctatagttccctggcttgtccttaccacccttcttaaacagtggtggTGTGTTTCTCTGACTGCACTGAGGGTGATCAAAATTGCCTGATGCTTTCAACAAATACTAAAGAAATTAACACGCAGCATGaacaaaagtgttttttttcatttctttctcagGCGAGTTATTAACAGAGTTCGCGAATTATTTCCACGCTGGCTATCACGAGTGTATGAAGAACCTCGTTCACTATTTAACGACGGTGGAGCGCTTGGAGACCAAAGACACCACATACGCCCGAATCCTTGCCTTCCTCCAGTCCAAGGCTCGCCAATGCGCCGACCCCATCTTCGGGCCCGTCTCCACTCACGAGCCAGAATACTCCTACCAGTTCCACCCCGTCTCAGAGTTTACTAACTCGCGTTTAAACGAATCGCTATTGCAACAAGGGGCCGGGGTGGCAAGAACACAGCCATTGCACTGGCACAGCTCGGCACGGAGTCCCGGGCTCCCGTTTATCCCGAGCTCGCGGGCGGTGCCCATTGCAAACGCAACAGGGCAGCAACACAACTTCCTGCACTCCGTGCAAAGCCTTGATCGCCATTACATTAACTTGATAGGACATTCTCACACCAATACTTTCAGCCTGCACAACTCCCAGCACACAAACTTATAAAGGATTTTGGGAAAGCGCTGCAGATCTCTGTAAAGCTGTAAATCTCAGTTAGAACCCGTTAGACCTATTCCGTGGCAACCACAGAGCAACTGGGGCTAGCCCTTTAACTTCAGGGATTGGTTCTGTCGACTTGTGACACGCCATTGAAGTCAATTGGGTTTTATGTGGGGTTTTGACAGCTACGCTGTCTCCAATTTCTAGTCATGTAACAATCCTATATCCATTCAGAATATACTGTATATTCGGTGTGTCATGTCTCTATCATTTAGATTTTGTTGGTAAAAATGTATTTCTTGCTTCATTTGAAATTAGGATTGCGTCACCCTTTAAACAGGACCTATAACCTGAAATATATTTTTAGTTCCGTTGTTTTAAATTTGAGGATGAGAAACCCTCGCCCTAAATATACACCTACATTAAAACAGGGTTCACTAAAGGCATGCCAAAACAGTAACAATGTCGTTTTATTCTTCCAGTTGTCTTGTCTGATTGATTTATTTTGGCGCGGTGACCATTTTATagtcaaggaggagaaagtgaggtctgcagatactggagatcagagctgaaaatgtgttgctggaaaagcgcagcaggtcaggcagcatccaaggagcaggagcaggattcctgaagaagggctcatgcccgaaacgtcgattctcctgctccttggatgctgcctgacctgctgcgcttttccagcaacacattttcagattttattGTCAAAACAAGTGTCCGGAAATAACAATGATACAGGTCTGTCGCCACCTGCATGATCTTTTAAGGGACTTGTTGCCAATCACCAGGTCCCtgctctcctccatctcctgcagccCTCCACATGGAAGGCGCGTTGGGCTGCTGCACGAATTGAGATAGTTTTCCTCCAGCTTGAACAAACCGACGATCACACCGAAAGTAATTAGCTCAGTCCTCAAGTGTTCTCAATTTAAATGGTTTACACCAAAGCAAACTATGCAAACAATAGCTTCTGTGCGTATGAAGAAATGGCTAAACTCCAGTGCGTATTTAGTGGGGAGGGCGCTCTTGTTTACATCCTTTGATAGAAAACATGAATAGAACCAACTCCATAATAAAGGAGAACTAACAGCATCGGCTGCCGAAAGAGTTATGACGCAGAAATAAAACATCTTCCATCACGTTTggcgcacggtggctcagtggttagcactgctgcctcacagcactagggtcccaggttcgattccagcctctgggttcctccgggtgcttcggtttcctcccacagtctaaagatgtgcaggtcaggtgaagtggccatgctatgttgcccacagtgttaggtacattagtcagaggggaagtgggtcactcttcagagggtaggtgtggactggttgggccgaagggcctgtttccacgctgtagggaatctaatctaatttcggGCAACTAACCATTCATCAGTGGTACCCAAACCAAAACGCACTTCataattgaattcaatattggcAGGGGAATGTCAGTATATTCATTTTGATCCTTACCTTGACTTGCCTGTAGCAGTGTCTTCCTTGAAGTAACACTAACTGATGCTTTCTTCACTAACGCCTCGCCCTTTTAATAACTAAAACAAGTGTTGTGCCTCAAATATCTGGTTCACATCATCAGGGGCGGGGAGTATCTCCTGGATATTGTACGTACTAATATCTATCCTGATAACAAATAACTTAGAGTATTTCGGTGAGAATTTCAATGTCAATTGTATCAAGGGAGGGCTTCATATTCTTTGCACGTGTTCGTTGATTTTTGAGAGCTTGTTTGGACAaagtattgttaaaaaaaaacgtaAGCTTTCTTTGCAAATTTTGTTCAGCCACTGGTGTAAAGTTTGATTTCTTCTTGCACCGAGTTCTGATTCAACATCTGAACTGCAACTTTGAGAAGTGGCCTGAAATCCGTTTCTGACTGTCTGTTCCTGAAAAGTGCATCTATCCCAACGCTGAACAATGCCGGGATTTAAACAGCCAGGCGCtgcgctctcacactcactcagcgCTGGTGGACAACATTGCACATGAACCAGTGATGGGGGATACGCCGAACCCCTAATCGTATTCACAATATCAGGCGCAGCACAATTGGATAACGTTTACTGCAGTCCCTTGTATCTAACTTTGCGATATGAAGGTAGTGCGATGAGCGCTCTCGGCACTCATCTCCCATTGGTGACTGATGCGAGCCCAGAATCCCGGATGCCAGTATGAGCTCTACCATTTAGGAGGAAAAGTCATGCAAAAGAGATGTTTGCTCAACACTGTACTTAGCGATCTCGTTCTccggaacaccaccacctgcaatctCCTTTCCAACccgcacaccatcctgacttgagaaACCTGGAATTTCCTTCCCACAGCAGAGTGTGCCTACACCAAAATGGACTGCAGTATTTCAAAAACTCAGCTCACTGGCTTACCCACATCTGTGAAGAAATGTTTACAAATCTTTAAATAGTCCCCACCAAAGATGTTTTTTTTCGCGGTTTTATCTTGACTTTATTAAGTTCTTTGTTTTGAAGGTGGGAAGCATTGAAGCCTTTATTAAATAAGTTTGAATGTTATTAAAATGTCATGGTTAGGGCACGACGTTGCGAATTTCACAAGTCCGAGTGAGTCTAATCCTCGCCCGAAATATATCAACACTTCCATTCCAGTTTGCGGTCGTGAATTTAATAAAGCCAGCTCAATGGCTAAAGCCAGGTTTATGGTTTCTGATTGCTAACTTTCATTGTTTAAGCTCTGAAATCAGTTTCATCTGGAAAGCACAAAACCTGACATTTACACTAAGTACATTAGCACGAAAGtaatttttccaaaaaaaaaacaagccctGCTAATCCATTGTGAAATCATGATTTCATATTTAACTGGGTTTAACCATTGTTAGAATGGAGCTAGTAGTTTAGTGCAAACTAAAAAGCAAAATACCACAACAGaaatgaatgacaacatttcTCTTGACAAATGttggaatattttaaaaatatatgaaaAGTCAGGTTTTTGCAACGTTAATTTCTTATAGCACATCTGATAGATTAACATTTATTGAagaaaaataattcagtcttgATTCTATACAGGAACAATACAATTAATATTTGGCCTAACACTAGAGTATATATAAAAAAGCTTGGAGTCGAGAGACAAAGGCTAAAAAGAGAATAAGATAAAGTCTCAGCCAAATGTGCAAACTATATACATAAAGCAAATAAAAGCCAAGGTAGTTTTACAGTATAAGAATCAGATAATGCTCCCTTTGACCTCAGCCCTTCTCAAAGGATGGAACAATGCAATGCAGGCAGAAACACCGAGATTCAATCCAAATAAGGACATCCGGTGTAATTCATATTTTACCTCTTACAAGTTGCTATGATATCATCCTGCTTCTTGGAATGAAAAATATGAGTAGCACCAATCTTCTCATTTGCAAAGGTTGACAAAATCCATTAAGAAAATGTTTTGCACCCACTGGCTGTCTGGGAAACAGTGGCTCTTATTAACACAGCCAATTCTCCAACTGGACTGAATCATGGGACATATGCTCTaaaatgaaacaatgctgactgcAACAAGCTTTGCAGAGTTTGTGATTTCACTGAAAGACAATGGACAGGGTTCAACAGAGCCTGTACAGGACACGGACAACGCTCCACAAGTGGAATTGGAAGGTAAGGGATGACTGTGTAAGGGAGACCATGAGTCTCAAACCATGGCACACACCATATCAACCTGCCTGGAAAGGATATCAGTTCTGAGAGGCACTTCACTTCTCTACTTGGCTTCCAACGAAACCATTGAATGGACAGTCAAACTGGCCACTAAGTAAAAGCATAGTCAGTAGCTGCATCAAGGCACTGGAGGTAGTCACCCCAGGATCTGCTTGTTCTTTGGCATCAGCGAATGTGCCCAGAGGTGATCAGAGCCTGTCAACAGGTTGCAGACCATTAATATAAATGCTTGACCAGATCAATCATTGGAATGAAACTTGTTATTATAAAGACCAATCACGTGTGCATCATAACCAGTGTTACTCATCAGATTAATGATTCGTTTTTGAGATAGTAACTAGTTAAACATTGTTAGCAACTAATCATTCATATGACTATGACCTTTCATGACTAATATAGAGGGAGGTTGTGACATAGTGGTAATCTCATTGGACAAGTATTCCAGAATTCCAGGCTATGATTCTGGGGAAATGGGTTCATAATCCCACCATGGAAGATGGTGAAGTCCAAATTCAATtgtaaaaacctggaattaaaaaccAGTCTAATGTGACCACTGGTGATTGTAATAAATACTCATCTGGTTTGTTAAactcctttggggaaggaaatctgccatcctcatgtcactccagacccaatacatggttgattcttaactacacTCTGAAAGAACCTAGCAAGCTattcatttcaaagggcaataaatgcctgCCCAGCCAGCAATATTTGCATTCTATGAACAAATTAGAAGATGTGGAAATCAGCAGATCAAGTTTTAAACTTGTAAATTGCATTGCACAGATATTACTGGTACTCAGATGTATTTGAATCAATGATATATTTACAGTTCTAATAATTAAATGACTTAGGGTTTTAGCTTAAATATAGGCATGCATTGAGCATGGGTATGACCTCACAAAATCTCCATTACATTTTCATTGTAATATTCATTCATAAGAAATATCAAGAAAAATAGTTTATGGATTATGGTCTGTTTAACAGTCTTTTCTTTCTAAGTTGAGCCCTTCCTATTCCGAAAAGATTGATTTGTAAACATTCTTTATTCTACACTGCGTTTTACAGTCACATTCCAATTAGCCAGTTGACCCCAATATAGCCAAATCCATCAGAAATGTGTGATTTCCCTGCGCTTAAGTAAATAATGCAGAAATAAATATGTTTCACAAGTTAAGTATAAATTTAATTTGTAAGATAAGTAACTTATTTTTGTTTGATATACTCTATATAGAATGCTAACAATGGGCATGACAAAAGTTCCtgtcttcttgttttttttttcctttctcctttTATTTCTGAAGGTGGTTTCTTGTGCTGTTTCCTTTGTCACTTACTTTCAAATACCTGTAACACAGCATTTTGTACTTCACACGTAATTGACCATTCTGAATATTTGGGTCTGAGAATTGGCAACTTCAGCACAAGAATGGCAATGGAGATAATATGTATAGGGTTactgttgaggagaaagtgaggactgcagatgctggaggtcagagt encodes the following:
- the helt gene encoding hairy and enhancer of split-related protein helt, whose product is MSSKAKERKAAPVSHKVIEKRRRDRINRCLNELGKTIPMALAKQGTGKLEKAEILEMTVQYLRALHSADLARGREKGELLTEFANYFHAGYHECMKNLVHYLTTVERLETKDTTYARILAFLQSKARQCADPIFGPVSTHEPEYSYQFHPVSEFTNSRLNESLLQQGAGVARTQPLHWHSSARSPGLPFIPSSRAVPIANATGQQHNFLHSVQSLDRHYINLIGHSHTNTFSLHNSQHTNL